One Polaribacter sp. KT25b DNA segment encodes these proteins:
- a CDS encoding endonuclease, with amino-acid sequence MIKKLLLLIAITTCSLTFSQEQYYFNVDLTLTGLQLKDELATKIIATHTRVLDYTSNNGPDVWDACKATDENTSNTDEVVLFYGWEEGRDQDDTNDRTRDKDLQDAGGGDAFVWNREHVFPKSLANPVLDTDIPGPSTDAHHLRAADRIRNSTRNNRKYGRGSGNSDFSSIDFFNGLSGPNTAAWYPGDEWKGDAARMIMYMYVRYGDVCLPSAVGVGSSEFTPDDMIDLFLTWNAEDPVSDIEIARNNYHEDTRNYAAQGNRNPFIDNPYLATRIWGGTTAEDRWGLYSGSDTEAPTTPTNVTLSNINLTSIDISWTASTDNVQVSGYNVYVNDVLTAQTSNTSTTINNLNTNTTYSFTVTARDIINNISEASTAVNGTTLQDTEAPTTPTNIVISNTSDSSFKVSWSASTDNNAVAGYEVYIDGNLIASTTDLFYTVTGLNTSTTYAVEVLAKDIDNNKSSKSATVNTTTTDGSSNGVTELFISEYVEPNTAAGGNNKVIEIVNLSSATISLAGYSIQKQSNGGSWVNDFKLDTGDVTSIIPNDVFVITHADASNEILLAERDLVGPPNNDTNNFGSPFNFNGNDPVGLFKNGVLIDIIGEEGNSSDHIKDKTYRRKSNISVPNSTFTLSEWDALDITYDGIGSHTSTLSTQTNVFQSFKMFPNPANGNNVYFSVTEDAIISVYNVLGKLIQSTEVTKSKNNIDISNLSKGVYLLKINSGKQFITKKLIKN; translated from the coding sequence ATGATAAAAAAACTACTTCTTTTAATAGCAATAACTACTTGCTCTTTAACTTTTTCACAAGAACAATATTATTTTAATGTAGATTTAACTTTAACCGGGCTTCAGCTTAAAGATGAATTAGCTACAAAAATCATAGCAACTCATACAAGAGTACTCGATTATACGAGTAACAACGGCCCTGATGTATGGGACGCTTGTAAGGCAACAGATGAAAACACATCTAACACTGATGAAGTTGTTCTATTTTATGGTTGGGAAGAAGGTAGAGACCAAGATGACACTAACGACAGAACTCGTGATAAAGACTTACAAGATGCGGGTGGTGGAGATGCTTTTGTATGGAACAGAGAACATGTTTTCCCTAAATCTTTAGCAAACCCAGTTTTAGATACAGATATTCCTGGACCATCAACAGATGCTCATCACTTAAGAGCAGCAGATAGAATTCGTAATTCTACAAGAAATAACAGAAAATATGGAAGAGGTTCTGGAAACTCAGATTTTTCTTCAATAGATTTTTTTAATGGATTAAGTGGTCCTAACACAGCTGCATGGTATCCAGGAGATGAATGGAAAGGTGATGCTGCAAGAATGATTATGTATATGTATGTTCGTTATGGAGATGTTTGTTTACCTAGCGCTGTTGGTGTTGGTAGTAGTGAATTTACTCCAGATGATATGATTGATTTATTTTTAACATGGAATGCAGAAGATCCAGTTTCTGATATTGAAATCGCTAGAAATAATTATCATGAAGATACTAGAAATTATGCAGCACAAGGAAACAGAAATCCTTTTATAGACAACCCTTATTTAGCAACAAGAATTTGGGGAGGAACTACAGCAGAAGATAGATGGGGATTATACTCAGGTAGTGATACAGAAGCTCCTACTACTCCTACAAACGTAACACTTAGCAACATTAATTTAACTTCAATTGATATTTCTTGGACTGCATCAACAGACAACGTTCAAGTTTCTGGATATAATGTTTACGTTAATGATGTTTTAACAGCTCAAACTTCTAATACTAGCACAACAATAAATAATTTAAATACAAATACAACCTACAGTTTTACTGTCACTGCAAGAGATATTATAAATAATATTTCAGAGGCAAGTACTGCTGTAAATGGTACCACTTTGCAAGATACAGAAGCTCCTACTACTCCAACAAACATAGTTATTAGTAATACTTCTGACTCTTCTTTTAAAGTAAGTTGGTCTGCTTCTACAGATAATAATGCAGTTGCGGGATATGAGGTTTATATAGATGGAAACTTAATTGCTTCTACAACAGATCTTTTTTATACTGTTACAGGATTAAACACTTCTACCACTTATGCTGTAGAGGTTTTAGCAAAAGATATAGACAATAATAAGTCTTCTAAAAGTGCAACAGTTAATACAACAACAACAGACGGTAGCTCTAATGGTGTTACAGAATTATTTATTTCTGAATATGTAGAACCTAATACTGCTGCTGGTGGTAACAATAAAGTAATAGAAATTGTAAACTTATCGAGTGCTACAATTAGTTTAGCGGGTTACAGTATACAAAAGCAATCTAATGGAGGTTCTTGGGTAAATGATTTTAAATTAGATACTGGAGATGTAACAAGCATTATACCTAATGATGTTTTTGTAATTACGCATGCCGATGCTAGCAATGAAATTCTCTTAGCAGAAAGAGATTTAGTTGGCCCACCTAATAATGACACTAACAATTTTGGCTCACCATTTAATTTTAATGGAAATGATCCTGTTGGTTTATTTAAAAATGGTGTTTTAATTGATATTATTGGTGAAGAAGGAAATTCTAGTGACCATATTAAAGATAAAACATATAGAAGGAAAAGTAATATTTCTGTACCAAACAGCACTTTTACTTTAAGTGAATGGGATGCTTTAGATATAACCTATGATGGTATTGGGAGTCATACTTCTACTTTAAGCACACAAACCAATGTTTTTCAATCTTTTAAAATGTTTCCAAACCCAGCAAACGGAAATAATGTTTACTTTAGTGTTACAGAAGATGCAATTATAAGCGTATACAATGTTTTAGGAAAATTGATACAATCTACAGAAGTTACGAAAAGTAAAAACAATATTGATATCTCAAATTTATCTAAAGGCGTTTATTTGCTAAAAATTAACTCTGGAAAACAATTTATTACTAAAAAATTAATCAAAAATTAA
- a CDS encoding RsmB/NOP family class I SAM-dependent RNA methyltransferase has translation MRLHRNLTFAVIDSIRDIFNEGVYADKAVEKALKRDKRWGARDRKFVAETIYDIVRWNRLYAEIAEVKAPYDRDNIWRLFSVWCILRGIKLPDWNQIGDVPERRIKGRFAELSRTRKYRESIPDWMDELCLSELGEEVWTKEIAALNEQAKVILRTNTLNISREALQKKLQAEDVITELVPNHPDALVLPERANVFKTEAFHNGLFEVQDASSQLVAAYLDVKPGMKVVDTCAGAGGKTLHLSALMENKGQIIAMDIYESKLRKLKVRAKRNKAHNIDMRVIDSTKPIKKLHGKADRVLIDAPCSGLGVIRRNPDSKWKLQPEFIENIKKVQQDVLQQYSKMVKPGGKMVYATCSILPSENQEQVKNFLTSESGKDFTFVSDKKVLAHISGFDGFYMALLEKK, from the coding sequence ATGAGATTACATAGAAATTTAACTTTTGCAGTTATAGACAGCATTAGAGATATATTTAATGAAGGAGTTTATGCAGACAAAGCTGTAGAAAAAGCATTAAAACGAGATAAACGTTGGGGAGCAAGAGATCGTAAGTTCGTTGCAGAAACCATCTACGACATTGTTCGTTGGAACCGTTTGTATGCAGAAATTGCAGAAGTTAAAGCGCCATATGATAGAGATAATATTTGGAGATTATTTTCTGTTTGGTGTATTTTAAGAGGAATTAAATTACCAGATTGGAATCAAATTGGTGATGTACCAGAAAGAAGAATTAAAGGTCGATTTGCTGAGTTATCTAGAACTAGAAAATACAGAGAATCTATTCCTGATTGGATGGATGAATTGTGTCTTTCTGAATTAGGCGAAGAAGTTTGGACCAAAGAAATTGCTGCATTAAATGAGCAAGCAAAAGTAATTTTAAGAACAAATACTTTAAATATTTCTAGAGAAGCGCTTCAAAAGAAATTACAAGCAGAAGATGTAATTACAGAACTTGTACCTAATCATCCAGATGCATTAGTTTTACCAGAAAGAGCAAATGTATTTAAAACAGAGGCTTTTCATAATGGTTTATTTGAAGTTCAAGATGCTTCATCGCAATTAGTTGCTGCCTATTTAGATGTAAAACCCGGTATGAAAGTAGTTGATACGTGCGCAGGTGCAGGTGGTAAAACATTGCATTTATCAGCTTTAATGGAAAACAAAGGGCAAATTATAGCTATGGATATTTACGAAAGTAAACTCCGTAAATTAAAAGTAAGAGCAAAAAGAAACAAAGCACACAATATTGATATGCGTGTAATTGATTCTACGAAGCCCATTAAAAAATTACATGGTAAGGCTGACAGAGTTTTAATTGATGCTCCTTGTTCTGGTTTGGGCGTTATCCGTAGAAATCCAGATTCTAAATGGAAATTACAACCTGAGTTTATAGAAAATATTAAAAAAGTACAACAAGATGTTTTACAACAATATTCTAAAATGGTTAAACCAGGTGGAAAAATGGTTTATGCAACTTGTTCTATTTTACCATCAGAAAATCAAGAACAAGTTAAGAATTTCTTAACATCAGAATCCGGAAAAGATTTTACATTTGTGTCCGATAAAAAAGTGTTAGCTCATATTTCTGGTTTCGACGGATTTTACATGGCACTTTTAGAAAAAAAATAA
- a CDS encoding DUF559 domain-containing protein has translation MNLNYPITYIKGVSVQRAALLYTELGIKTCNDLLNFFPFRYIDKTAFYAIKELQPNSSEVQIVGKITSIKSVAQKRGSRLVATFQDATGSMELVWFKGQKWIKDALKPNEPYVVYGKLNHYNGSFSIPHPEMELVTEYKKKLQTKMQPVYPSTEKLTNSGVSNKMIRTYIQNLLQQFFDVIQESLSKEIIDDFKLMHKRDAYLNVHFPKSQENLAKAEFRLKFEELFFIQLQLLRKKLINKTKIKGFIFENVSDYFNEFYTHHLPFDLTNAQKRVLREIRKDVGSGAHMNRLLQGDVGSGKTIVALLTMLLAIDNGFQATIMAPTEILATQHYHAISEMLKDMDLNVDLLTGSVRAKKRREIHANLEDGTLHILIGTHALLEDKVQFQNLGIAIIDEQHRFGVKQRSQLWKKGGRSPSQQGDEIRNRYETARPSVYKLMKELQKNRKQQTTPAEQILWEQLKTKQLEFKFRRQHIVDEFIVDFICISKCLIIEVDGKYHNTKEQQEADDLRTNILQDLGFKVIRFTNEEVIGNIENVLNKISKELKDVPQEEENKSKNSLPSGGLGWASLPPHILVMTATPIPRTLAMSVYGDLDISVIDELPPGRKEIKTVHRFDSNRLAVFKFMRDEIEKGRQVYIVYPLIEESEAMDYKDLMDGYESVSRDFPSPKYQISIVHGKMKPADKEFEMQRFVNGETQIMVATTVIEVGVNVPNASVMIIESSERFGLSQLHQLRGRVGRGADQSYCILLSSYKLSEEGKTRLKTMVETSDGFKIAEVDLKLRGPGNLMGTQQSGVLNLKIADVVKDSKILVNARNTAIAVLQEDSNLSKPENANIKKTYVEVSKNSKIWSEIS, from the coding sequence TTGAACTTAAATTACCCAATTACATATATTAAAGGAGTAAGTGTGCAAAGAGCAGCGCTTTTGTACACAGAATTGGGTATCAAAACATGTAATGATTTACTCAACTTTTTTCCTTTTAGATATATTGATAAAACTGCTTTTTATGCTATAAAAGAGTTACAACCAAATTCATCTGAAGTGCAAATTGTAGGTAAAATTACGAGTATTAAATCTGTTGCACAAAAAAGAGGTAGTAGGTTGGTGGCAACTTTTCAAGATGCTACTGGATCGATGGAATTAGTTTGGTTTAAAGGTCAAAAATGGATTAAGGATGCGCTTAAACCAAACGAACCTTATGTAGTTTATGGCAAACTGAATCATTATAATGGTAGTTTTAGCATTCCGCATCCAGAAATGGAATTGGTTACAGAATATAAAAAAAAGTTACAAACTAAAATGCAACCCGTTTATCCATCAACAGAAAAATTAACAAACTCTGGCGTTTCTAATAAAATGATTAGAACGTATATTCAGAATTTATTACAGCAGTTTTTTGATGTAATTCAAGAAAGTTTATCCAAAGAAATTATTGATGATTTTAAGTTGATGCACAAAAGAGATGCCTATTTAAATGTACATTTTCCTAAAAGTCAAGAAAATTTAGCAAAAGCGGAATTCCGTTTAAAATTTGAAGAATTATTTTTTATTCAGTTACAATTATTGCGCAAAAAACTCATCAATAAAACCAAAATAAAAGGATTTATTTTTGAAAATGTAAGCGATTATTTTAATGAATTTTATACGCATCATTTACCTTTCGATTTAACAAATGCACAAAAAAGAGTACTTAGAGAAATTAGAAAAGATGTAGGTTCTGGCGCACATATGAATCGACTTTTACAAGGTGACGTTGGATCAGGAAAAACCATTGTTGCTCTATTAACCATGCTTTTAGCCATTGATAACGGATTTCAGGCAACAATTATGGCGCCAACAGAAATTTTGGCAACGCAGCATTATCATGCAATTTCAGAAATGTTGAAAGACATGGATTTAAATGTCGATTTATTAACAGGATCTGTAAGAGCAAAAAAGCGAAGAGAAATTCATGCAAATTTAGAAGACGGAACATTACATATTTTAATTGGTACACATGCTTTATTAGAAGATAAAGTACAATTTCAAAATTTAGGAATTGCAATTATCGATGAGCAACATCGATTTGGGGTAAAACAACGTTCACAATTGTGGAAAAAAGGAGGAAGGAGCCCATCTCAACAAGGAGATGAAATACGGAATCGTTACGAAACTGCTCGTCCATCAGTTTATAAATTGATGAAGGAATTGCAGAAAAACAGAAAGCAACAAACGACTCCAGCTGAACAAATTCTTTGGGAACAATTAAAAACGAAACAATTAGAATTTAAATTTAGGCGGCAACATATAGTTGATGAATTTATAGTTGATTTTATCTGTATTTCTAAATGTTTGATAATAGAAGTTGATGGAAAATATCATAATACAAAAGAACAACAAGAAGCAGATGATTTAAGAACCAACATTTTACAAGATTTAGGTTTTAAAGTGATAAGATTCACAAATGAAGAAGTTATAGGAAACATAGAAAATGTTCTAAATAAAATTTCGAAAGAATTAAAAGATGTACCACAAGAGGAAGAAAATAAGAGTAAGAATTCCCTCCCATCGGGAGGGTTAGGGTGGGCCTCTCTTCCTCCTCACATTTTAGTAATGACAGCAACGCCAATTCCAAGAACGTTGGCAATGTCTGTGTATGGCGATTTAGATATTTCTGTAATTGATGAATTACCTCCAGGAAGAAAGGAAATTAAAACTGTACATCGATTTGATAGTAATAGATTAGCTGTCTTTAAATTTATGAGAGATGAAATTGAAAAAGGCAGACAGGTTTATATTGTGTATCCATTAATAGAGGAATCTGAAGCAATGGATTATAAAGATTTAATGGATGGTTATGAAAGTGTATCTAGAGATTTTCCATCGCCAAAATATCAAATTAGTATTGTTCATGGAAAAATGAAACCTGCTGATAAAGAATTTGAAATGCAACGTTTTGTTAATGGAGAAACGCAAATTATGGTTGCTACAACTGTAATTGAAGTAGGTGTAAATGTGCCGAATGCAAGTGTAATGATTATAGAAAGTTCAGAACGTTTTGGTTTAAGTCAATTGCATCAATTAAGAGGAAGAGTTGGTAGAGGCGCAGACCAAAGTTATTGTATTTTATTGTCTAGTTATAAATTATCCGAAGAAGGAAAAACGCGTTTAAAAACTATGGTAGAAACTTCTGACGGATTTAAAATTGCAGAAGTAGATTTAAAATTGCGTGGGCCAGGAAACTTAATGGGAACGCAACAAAGTGGTGTTTTAAACCTTAAAATTGCTGATGTTGTTAAGGATTCTAAAATTTTAGTAAATGCTAGAAATACTGCAATTGCTGTTTTACAAGAAGACTCCAACTTATCGAAACCAGAAAACGCGAATATTAAAAAAACGTATGTAGAAGTTTCTAAAAACTCTAAAATTTGGAGTGAAATTAGTTAA
- a CDS encoding multidrug efflux SMR transporter encodes MNWIILIIAGLFEVAFATCLGKAKESTGTEATYWYVGFLICLSISMVLLLKATEELPIGTAYAVWTGIGAIGTVLLGIFIFEEPATFWRLFFISTLIISIIGLKIVSH; translated from the coding sequence ATGAATTGGATTATATTAATTATTGCTGGTCTTTTTGAAGTTGCTTTTGCAACCTGTCTTGGTAAAGCAAAAGAAAGTACTGGTACAGAAGCAACTTACTGGTATGTTGGTTTTTTAATTTGCTTATCAATTAGTATGGTTTTACTTTTAAAAGCAACTGAAGAACTACCAATAGGAACCGCTTATGCCGTTTGGACAGGAATTGGCGCAATAGGAACAGTTTTATTAGGGATTTTTATCTTTGAAGAACCAGCTACTTTTTGGAGACTCTTTTTTATATCAACTTTAATTATATCAATTATCGGATTAAAAATTGTTTCCCATTAA
- a CDS encoding RNA polymerase sigma factor — MRSTKQIHQSVINQCKKNNAKAQMQLYNLYCKAMFLVAFRYVKDRFMAEDVMQDAFIKAFKNIHNYNNEVAFGAWLKRIVINQSIDELKKNKLELVSINEEVIVKSVEDDWNIDCDISIDRIVEVINGLKEKYRLVLTLYLLEGYDHNEISKILNITSNTSRTHLLRGKNLLKEELKNTSYAARY; from the coding sequence ATGAGATCAACCAAACAAATACATCAATCAGTTATTAATCAATGCAAAAAGAACAATGCAAAAGCGCAAATGCAGTTGTATAACTTGTATTGTAAAGCAATGTTTTTAGTTGCTTTTAGATATGTAAAAGACCGTTTTATGGCTGAAGATGTTATGCAAGATGCGTTTATAAAAGCATTTAAAAATATTCATAATTATAACAATGAAGTTGCTTTTGGTGCTTGGTTAAAAAGAATTGTTATTAACCAAAGTATTGATGAATTAAAGAAAAATAAATTAGAACTAGTTTCTATTAATGAAGAGGTAATTGTAAAATCTGTTGAAGATGATTGGAATATTGATTGTGATATTTCTATTGATAGAATTGTTGAGGTTATAAATGGTTTAAAAGAGAAGTATAGATTGGTTTTAACATTGTATTTGTTAGAAGGTTACGATCATAATGAAATTTCAAAAATTTTAAATATTACATCAAATACTTCTAGGACACATTTATTAAGAGGTAAAAACTTATTGAAAGAAGAGTTAAAAAATACGAGTTATGCAGCAAGATATTAG